The following are from one region of the Fusarium keratoplasticum isolate Fu6.1 chromosome 4, whole genome shotgun sequence genome:
- a CDS encoding Nuclear distribution protein nudE 1: MASEPPSSPPGAEATAEDTLNWYKAQYEQLESELAEFRESSKELEQELEKDIERAEKQERILQEKAETLGFEVEEWKRKYRESKTEASASQNALEKEITTLRDSNRTLQLKLRDIEVANDDFERQARNTTSSLEDMESKYNQAIERAVMMEEEIKMGEQEREQLRIESQRLREELGDLKIEAELLQDKIKKQESRHLSTISTDLSVLESPTFDHTGSPGSTASSPLITTPPESKSPIPDGDTLSELPDPPSPPMSDVSAPLPKVASTRTPAVSRNGRSRLPSSSDNSITPKPRAKPPTKTTRAPGSRISTGGTTTMRTPANRAVGPRSASHKLPASNSLTHIRTLTAQMQRLEARVHSARSKLPGPTRTPTRASPRSSVYGVSNVPSTVTIRSRKRTVGSTTSSVAGDDTTPTNSQNSGTSKGSHMPRLSTSGVSRLSFGPLPNRGGPESEISRPSSRASVSSYARPPSRTAGDMIPRPVSRTSLTGTRTPMGRPRSSLGGSIHGHSASISHLDLEEEDETEFRTPSRRGTYSKLDPDGGMTGIPAPGSGIPMPSSRRQSGGRRTSNGPMRSSISAGHRKLSDLGETY; this comes from the exons ATGGCTTCAGAACCCCCTTCATCCCCGCCCGGCGCGGAAGCAACCGCCGAGGACACCCTCAACTGGTACAAGGCGCAGTATGAGCAGCTTGAGTCAGAACTCGCCGAGTTCAGAGAGTCGAgcaaggagctggagcaggagttggagaaggataTTGAGAGGGCGGAGAAGCAGGAGCGCATTTTGCAAGAAAAGGCCGAAACTCTGGGCTtcgaggtggaggagtgGAAG AGGAAATACAGAGAGTCCAAGACGGAGGCTAGCGCATCCCAGAATgcgctcgagaaggagatcaCGACACTGCGAGACTCGAACCGGACTCTGCAACTGAAACTGAGGGATATTGAGGTGGCCAACGACGACTTTGAGCGACAGGCGCGCAACACCACGTCATCGCTGGAGGACATGGAATCCAAGTACAACCAGGCTATTGAGAGGGCggtcatgatggaggaggagatcaagatggGCGAGCAGGAGCGTGAGCAACTTCGCATCGAATCTCAGCGCTTGCGCGAGGAGCTGGGCGACCTCAagatcgaggccgagcttcttcaggacaagatcaagaagcaggagTCCCGTCATCTTTCCACCATCTCGACCGACCTCTCCGTTCTCGAGTCGCCAACCTTTGACCACACCGGATCCCCAGGGTCGACGGCCAGCTCGCCTCTTATCACAACACCTCCCGAATCCAAGTCGCCTATTCCCGATGGCGACACGCTGTCCGAACTCCCCGATCCTCCTTCGCCGCCCATGTCGGATGTCTCGGCGCCTTTGCCCAAGGTCGCATCTACAAGAACTCCGGCTGTGTCTCGAAATGGCCGCTCTCGTCTTCCTTCGTCGTCTGACAACAGCATTACCCCCAAGCCCCGGGCTAAGCCTCCCACCAAGACGACGAGAGCACCTGGCAGCCGAATCTCGACTGGCGGCACTACGACTATGCGCACACCTGCGAACCGCGCCGTTGGACCTCGCTCGGCTTCGCACAAGCTCCCCGCTTCCAACTCGCTTACGCACATCCGAACCCTTACTGCGCAGATGCAACGCCTCGAGGCTCGCGTGCACTCTGCACGATCTAAGCTTCCCGGGCCGACGCGCACGCCAACACGAGCTTCGCCGCGCTCCTCCGTCTACGGAGTCAGCAACGTGCCTTCAACGGTTACGATCCGTTCTCGCAAGCGCACTGTGGGCTCTACGACGTCTTCTGTAGCCGGTGACGACACCACCCCAACCAACAGTCAGAACTCTGGGACATCCAAGGGTAGCCACATGCCCCGACTTAGCACGTCTGGGGTCAGCCGGCTGTCGTTTGGACCACTGCCGAACCGTGGGGGCCCCGAGTCAGAAATCAGCAGGCCCAGCTCACGTGCTAGCGTCTCGTCGTATGCTCGGCCACCTTCACGAACCGCTGGAGACATGATCCCGCGACCTGTCTCTCGAACATCTCTCACAGGAACGCGAACTCCTATGGGCCGGCCCCGTTCATCGCTTGGAGGCTCGATTCACGGTCACTCTGCCAGCATCAGCCATCTCgatctggaggaggaagacgagaccGAGTTCCGGACTCCAAGCCGTAGAGGTACATACTCCAAGCTGGACCCTGACGGAGGTATGACCGGCATCCCCGCCCCTGGCAGCGGTATCCCTATGCCATCAAGTCGGCGCCAGAGCGGTGGCCGACGGACTAGCAACGGGCCAATGAGATCCAGCATCTCTGCTGGGCACAGGAAACTGAGCGACCTGGGAGAGACCTACTAA